One Solanum lycopersicum chromosome 4, SLM_r2.1 DNA window includes the following coding sequences:
- the LOC101251973 gene encoding U-box domain-containing protein 11 gives MAGGELIAVAGDSTKIPLQVVHDVCRISGAGFAGFFKKDCTDLARRVSLLAYLLEEIRDSNTHLGSSSSSHDSCLYDLSIALKAAKRLLLAANDFDPKISADAERKKIVFQFQCVTWKLVKSLGSLPYDQFDISEEVQEQVELVRSQLTRAKERYGGPLASYVLSRALSQPLDKEIDPLQSGSRGVGSLHLENVGNIDHEVWPKLGGLPLGNTPNGNVCVQIVQEPENLRNSSKNSEVTSPKSPGLAREDDSPSKKLVESKKPNSPIIPEEYLCPISLELMRDPVIVATGQTYERSFIQRWIDGGNTRCPKTQQILQDLTLTPNIALRSLISDWCAKNNVEQPTALANGRIKRSDGSFRDVSGDIAAIEAIVRKLSSRSTDDRRAAVAEIRSLSKRSTDNRVLIAEAGAIPLLVNLLTSEDSQIQENAVTSILNLSIFGNNKGLIMLADAVPSIVQVLRAGSMEAKENAAATIFSLSLGDENKIIIGASGAIPALVELLQTGSTRGKKDAATALFNLCIYQGNKGRAVRAGIIPVLLMMLKDSSSCMVDEALTILSVLASHQEAKAAIAKASTIPVLIDLLRTGLPRNKENAAAILLSLCKRDTVNLSCLRRLGALIPLTELANTGTERAKRKATSLLEHLQKPLQP, from the exons ATGGCCGGCGGAGAACTCATTGCCGTCGCCGGCGACTCTACCAAAATCCCTCTCCAGGTTGTTCATGATGTTTGTCGAATTTCCGGTGCCGGATTTGCTGGTTTCTTCAAGAAAGACTGTACTGATTTAGCTAGAAGAGTGTCCCTTTTGGCTTATTTGCTTGAGGAAATCAGAGATTCCAACACCCATTTGGGTTCTTCATCATCTTCCCATGATTCATGCTTGTATGATCTCTCCATAGCTCTCAAAGCTGCAAAAAGACTTCTTTTAGCAGCAAATGACTTTGATCCCAAGATCTCAGCT GATGCGGAAAGGAAGAAAATTGTCTTTCAATTTCAATGTGTAACATGGAAATTGGTGAAATCCCTAGGCAGCTTACCATATGACCAGTTTGACATATCAGAAGAAGTACAAGAGCAG GTTGAATTGGTCAGATCACAGTTGACACGAGCTAAAGAGAGGTATGGTGGACCTTTGGCTTCATATGTATTATCTCGAGCATTATCCCAACCATTAGATAAGGAGATTGATCCGCTTCAGTCGGGCAGTCGGGGAGTTGGAAGTTTACATCTAGAAAATGTTGGCAATATTGATCATGAAGTTTGGCCAAAACTTGGAGGTCTTCCCTTAGGTAACACCCCAAACGGCAATGTTTGTGTTCAGATAGTTCAGGAACCAGAAAATCTAAGGAATTCATCCAAAAATTCTGAGGTTACTTCTCCCAAAAGTCCTGGTTTGGCCAGGGAAGATGACTCACCCAGCAAGAAACTTGTGGAGAGTAAGAAGCCCAATTCTCCTATAATTCCTGAAGAGTATCTTTGCCCTATATCCCTTGAGCTCATGAGGGATCCTGTAATTGTGGCCACTGGACAG ACTTACGAGAGATCTTTCATACAAAGATGGATAGACGGTGGCAACACAAGATGCCCAAAAACTCAGCAAATACTCCAAGATCTTACGCTGACACCAAATATTGCTTTAAGAAGTCTCATTTCTGATTGGTGTGCAAAGAACAACGTAGAGCAGCCAACTGCATTAGCAAATGGGAGAATAAAGCGAAGTGATGGATCGTTTCGTGATGTTAGTGGGGATATAGCAGCTATTGAGGCAATTGTACGCAAACTTTCAAGCAGGTCCACTGACGATCGGAGGGCTGCAGTAGCGGAGATCCGGTCTCTATCCAAAAGAAGCACAGACAACAGAGTTTTGATTGCTGAAGCTGGAGCAATCCCGTTATTGGTCAACTTGTTGACATCTGAAGACAGTCAAATCCAAGAAAATGCTGTCACTTCTATTCTTAACCTTTCTATATTTGGCAACAACAAGGGGCTTATCATGCTTGCCGATGCTGTTCCTTCAATTGTTCAAGTTCTCAGAGCTGGAAGCATGGAAGCAAAAGAAAATGCAGCAGCGACCATCTTTAGTTTATCACTTGGAGATGagaacaaaattataatagGTGCATCGGGGGCCATCCCAGCTCTGGTAGAATTGCTTCAGACTGGAAGCACCAGAGGGAAGAAAGACGCTGCAACAGCATTATTTAACTTGTGCATATATCAAGGAAACAAGGGCAGGGCTGTTCGGGCAGGGATTATACCAGTACTGTTAATGATGCTGAAAGATTCAAGCAGCTGCATGGTTGATGAAGCCTTGACCATTCTTTCAGTTCTTGCCAGCCACCAAGAGGCCAAGGCTGCCATAGCAAAAGCTAGCACGATTCCTGTATTGATAGATCTACTAAGGACAGGTCTACCTCGTAATAAAGAGAATGCTGCTGCTATCTTGCTATCCTTGTGCAAAAGAGATACTGTGAACTTATCTTGCCTTCGTAGGCTCGGTGCACTTATACCTCTTACAGAGCTTGCTAATACTGGCACAGAAAGGGCCAAGAGGAAGGCTACTTCATTGTTGGAGCACCTTCAAAAACCTCTGCAACCTTGA